In the Paenibacillus sp. FSL H7-0357 genome, one interval contains:
- a CDS encoding PA14 domain-containing protein: MKTYRKSRLLSTLLSLAVLLTAMPLGFGLSPSTAEASSSTAVPVNPDASAEAVKLLSNLYSITGKGIISGQHDYLESPDEFSNKLKGTSGEYAALHGYELGVISGQSESTAASQRKNVVNSAINWYKNGGIVAMTFHQNLPGTAYLWSNVQKPLTQAEFNRYVTPGTAEYASLITDLDKVAVSLKSLRDAGVPVLWRPYHEMNGNWFWWGKKSNFAELWNIMYDRFVNVHQLNNLLWVWNPNAPNAWSDPYALTYPGASKVDVLAADIYDNDYMNKYYDSLLSLAAGKPIGIGENGEMPSTAKLKLSQKNFVFMMNWGKMLYEKNSTTTIKSFMNDSYTLTRNKYKSWSAPAVAPTATPTPTPTPTPTATPTATPTATPIPTPTATSKPTAMPTPDSNDSVEAPVVSGLKGEYFKNMTLSGTPALVRNDALLNFNWRQGSPDPSIGIDSFSVRWTGQIKPTYSETYQFFTTSDDGIRVYINGKAVIDSWMKQSGAERTGSIALTGGQLYDIKVEYYENAGDANIRLMWQSQSQVKGTVPASALFVNAGAAAASQTELDSTLSLVAKPVLAATAAPAATATPTPALTATPALVPTATPTSAPTPAATATPVPTAAPTPAPTPTPAATPTPVPTPAPTPAAPTPVSTPAPTPTAAPAENGLKAEYFNNMLLSGTPALVRNDAILDFNWRLGTPDAAIGIDFFSVRWSGKIKPLYSETYTIYTTSDDGIRVWVNDSLVIDSWMKQSGTERMGSISLNAGQLYDIKVEYYENQGDARARLMWESPSQVKGTVPASALFLPSAS; encoded by the coding sequence TTGAAAACTTACCGTAAGTCTCGTCTGCTGTCCACCTTGCTGTCTCTTGCCGTATTGTTAACCGCTATGCCTTTAGGATTTGGGCTGTCGCCTTCAACCGCAGAAGCCTCATCAAGCACAGCAGTGCCGGTTAATCCGGACGCTTCAGCCGAAGCTGTCAAGCTGCTTAGTAACCTCTATTCCATTACCGGAAAAGGGATTATCTCTGGACAGCACGATTATTTGGAGAGCCCGGATGAATTCAGCAACAAGTTGAAGGGAACAAGCGGAGAATATGCTGCTCTTCACGGATATGAGCTTGGCGTAATTAGCGGCCAGTCGGAGAGTACGGCTGCATCGCAGCGCAAGAATGTGGTGAACAGCGCGATCAACTGGTACAAGAACGGCGGCATTGTCGCAATGACCTTTCATCAGAATCTGCCGGGAACGGCTTACCTCTGGTCCAATGTGCAGAAGCCGCTCACCCAAGCGGAATTTAACAGGTATGTAACGCCGGGCACGGCAGAATACGCCAGCCTGATCACGGATCTGGATAAAGTGGCGGTGTCGCTCAAAAGCTTGCGGGATGCGGGCGTTCCCGTACTTTGGAGACCTTATCATGAAATGAACGGCAACTGGTTCTGGTGGGGGAAGAAAAGTAATTTTGCTGAACTGTGGAATATTATGTATGACCGTTTCGTGAACGTTCATCAATTAAACAATCTGTTGTGGGTATGGAACCCCAATGCACCGAATGCCTGGTCTGATCCTTATGCGCTGACCTATCCGGGCGCAAGCAAAGTGGATGTTCTTGCAGCAGATATATATGATAACGACTATATGAATAAGTACTATGACAGTTTGCTTAGTCTGGCTGCCGGTAAACCGATAGGCATTGGTGAAAACGGTGAGATGCCCAGCACGGCCAAACTGAAGCTCTCCCAGAAAAATTTCGTTTTCATGATGAACTGGGGAAAAATGCTCTATGAGAAAAATAGCACAACTACGATTAAGAGTTTCATGAATGATAGCTATACACTGACCCGGAATAAATATAAGAGTTGGAGTGCACCAGCCGTTGCGCCAACGGCAACACCGACACCGACACCAACGCCGACACCAACGGCAACACCGACAGCAACGCCAACGGCAACACCGATACCAACGCCAACAGCAACGTCGAAGCCGACGGCAATGCCAACGCCTGACTCTAATGATTCAGTGGAAGCGCCTGTGGTGAGCGGACTTAAGGGAGAGTACTTCAAAAACATGACGCTTTCCGGTACGCCCGCCTTGGTGCGCAATGATGCATTGCTTAACTTTAACTGGCGCCAGGGTTCGCCGGATCCTTCAATCGGTATAGATTCCTTCTCCGTCCGCTGGACCGGTCAAATCAAGCCAACGTATAGTGAGACTTATCAGTTTTTTACCACTTCGGATGACGGTATCCGCGTTTATATTAACGGTAAAGCTGTCATTGACAGCTGGATGAAACAGAGCGGAGCCGAGCGTACCGGAAGCATCGCTTTAACAGGCGGTCAGTTGTACGACATCAAGGTCGAGTATTACGAGAATGCCGGCGATGCGAATATCCGCTTAATGTGGCAAAGTCAAAGCCAAGTCAAAGGGACGGTTCCGGCCAGCGCATTGTTTGTGAATGCCGGGGCAGCTGCTGCCAGCCAGACAGAATTGGACAGTACACTCAGCCTGGTTGCAAAACCGGTTTTAGCGGCGACAGCAGCACCAGCCGCAACAGCAACGCCGACACCTGCGCTGACAGCAACACCAGCACTGGTGCCAACGGCAACACCGACATCTGCGCCAACACCGGCGGCAACAGCAACACCGGTGCCAACAGCAGCACCGACGCCAGCACCAACACCGACGCCAGCAGCAACGCCAACACCGGTGCCAACACCAGCACCGACGCCAGCAGCACCAACACCGGTGTCTACGCCGGCACCAACACCGACAGCAGCACCTGCTGAGAATGGGCTAAAGGCAGAATATTTCAATAATATGCTGCTGTCAGGCACTCCGGCACTTGTACGTAACGACGCCATTCTTGATTTCAATTGGCGTCTAGGCACCCCGGATGCTGCAATCGGCATCGATTTCTTCTCCGTACGCTGGAGCGGCAAGATTAAGCCGCTCTACAGTGAAACGTACACAATCTATACTACTTCAGATGACGGCATCCGCGTTTGGGTCAATGACAGTCTTGTGATTGACAGCTGGATGAAACAGAGTGGAACCGAACGCATGGGAAGCATCAGCCTGAATGCCGGGCAGCTATATGATATTAAAGTGGAGTATTACGAGAATCAAGGGGATGCCAGAGCGCGTCTAATGTGGGAAAGCCCAAGCCAAGTGAAGGGTACTGTTCCTGCGAGCGCCCTGTTTCTTCCTTCCGCTTCCTAA
- a CDS encoding glycosyl hydrolase, with product MNTYRKYRLFNTILPLILIFSLLPWSEARSLPVPRTIVTPAAAITPINPSASEEAADLLSYLVDLGGKGMISGQHDYLETPDEFNNKLKHASGQYAVLHGYELGAINNQPEGTIVKQRQNVVKSAIKWHQGGGIVAMTFHQNLPGTSPDWANVHMSLSQEDFDAYVTPGTPQYKNLIAELDEVAEYLGDLRDAGVPVLWRPYHEMNGNWFWWGQKDNFTELWDIMYNRLANVHKLDNLLWVWNPNAPNEWSDGYEPYYPGAGKVDVLAADIYNNDYRQSYYEKLLKLADGKPIGIGESGELPDPLILSRTQSKWVYTMTWGKMLTEKNNLEKIKSFMSDDYTVSRDDYKLMLVGKNNNPAPVSRTGLTGEYFNNMDLSGKAVLVRNDNKIDFNWHGDSPSSGIGKDAFSVRWSGKIKPVYNEKYNFIASSDDGVRVWIDGKLIIDSWKKQSGVSREGSIVLEAGSSYDIKVEYYENSGDASIRLMWKSPSQKQAVIPKGALTSK from the coding sequence TTGAACACTTACCGCAAGTACCGCCTGTTTAATACGATTTTACCTCTTATATTAATATTTTCCCTGCTGCCCTGGTCAGAAGCGAGGAGTCTTCCGGTTCCCCGGACGATAGTTACACCTGCTGCTGCCATCACTCCCATCAATCCCTCAGCTTCGGAGGAGGCTGCCGATCTGCTCAGCTATCTGGTTGATCTTGGAGGCAAGGGAATGATATCCGGGCAGCATGACTATTTGGAGACCCCGGATGAATTCAACAATAAGCTGAAGCATGCAAGCGGACAATATGCCGTATTGCATGGTTATGAGCTGGGAGCGATTAACAACCAGCCGGAGGGCACCATCGTGAAGCAGCGCCAGAATGTCGTGAAGAGTGCGATCAAATGGCACCAGGGCGGCGGAATTGTGGCGATGACCTTCCATCAGAATTTGCCGGGTACCTCCCCGGATTGGGCTAATGTGCATATGAGCCTGAGCCAAGAGGATTTTGATGCTTATGTTACGCCGGGCACCCCGCAGTATAAGAACCTGATCGCTGAGCTTGATGAGGTAGCCGAATATTTGGGAGACCTGCGCGATGCGGGAGTGCCTGTGTTATGGCGCCCTTATCATGAGATGAACGGCAACTGGTTCTGGTGGGGGCAGAAGGACAACTTCACCGAACTTTGGGACATTATGTATAACCGTCTGGCGAATGTGCACAAGCTGGATAATCTCCTGTGGGTATGGAATCCGAATGCGCCTAATGAGTGGTCGGATGGCTATGAGCCATATTATCCCGGTGCCGGGAAGGTTGACGTTCTGGCGGCGGATATTTATAACAATGACTACAGACAGTCTTATTATGAGAAGCTGCTGAAGCTGGCCGACGGCAAGCCGATCGGGATCGGTGAAAGCGGAGAACTGCCAGACCCGCTCATATTGTCCCGAACGCAGAGTAAATGGGTATATACCATGACATGGGGAAAAATGCTGACCGAGAAAAATAACCTCGAGAAGATTAAGAGTTTTATGAGCGATGATTATACCGTGTCGCGGGATGATTATAAATTAATGCTGGTCGGTAAGAACAATAACCCGGCCCCGGTATCCCGAACCGGATTGACGGGAGAATATTTCAATAATATGGATCTGTCGGGCAAAGCCGTCCTGGTCCGCAACGACAATAAGATCGACTTCAACTGGCATGGAGATTCACCGTCTTCAGGAATTGGCAAGGATGCTTTCTCGGTGCGCTGGAGCGGCAAAATCAAGCCGGTTTACAATGAGAAATATAATTTCATAGCCTCCTCGGATGACGGGGTACGTGTATGGATCGACGGCAAACTGATCATCGACAGCTGGAAGAAGCAAAGCGGTGTCAGCCGTGAGGGAAGCATAGTCCTGGAAGCGGGAAGCTCGTACGACATCAAGGTTGAATATTACGAGAACAGTGGAGATGCCAGTATTCGCCTTATGTGGAAGAGCCCAAGCCAGAAGCAGGCGGTTATTCCCAAAGGCGCGTTGACTTCCAAATAA
- a CDS encoding discoidin domain-containing protein, which yields MSKLSAAKDAGPALPDGTVLWQLGKHDGTAGEFAAAGSSAAKEAFKVASVSAKTAELQSVPSGLRGDTNPELRIMYKLDKIPVNGVLFRVSIIDAYKSIPQMSVFSNRQLSGIIQIAGVAGTDSKYTFRKTYELYIPKEQLVAGTNELKLQAARGIYSSDLEDKYNWWTWDDLSLESLNAPIKEPIHGSYTLTGTMVNNKQFYFDEGAVTHLPYIMKWLGVAYSGNIMRTSCASDVGRSCSNMEEYYKVLKDYNMQAVALYLYTGDIKLKADGSLPDDAEKKLTDYFQKYSPYFQYYEVDNEPGLFNRSKAVNLAIANWLNEKGKTIAPHLQTVAPGWAYWPSYSTDSCGNQKGTLKQCGDPDGWERDSEQRNELEEVTDLTNGHSYGESYIFSHGGSFTENLRTFGGTADGLGKKMLTTEFGTSDTHVDAYQYGAAERTSAVFDRIMRGHIGYADMFIQHAAFFKNFSLFKYGFNLEEHDPAKTEIYYTKEGEDSRVSIMRRLSLAYATHGAPLSYEITNKDDLADKLLYVRAVDTSTLEPQPGSKATSNKVLVNFVNFEDTPQTVHVKVNMPKKTVYEGERFGSGDSYEAARSYVSGKSATPVLEFTETLAPGEAVQYILQPSSEVADAAPQSFKAAAVKGLSVKLNWLEAPGASYEVLRADGSGTDLKVIATGIKATEYTDSKLQEGTLYTYAVRVPGSSVMSEKTQITATGLVPLDRSQWKVSSNVNTEASYPGNAIDGDRRTRWDTGKHQASGEYLQVDLGKEHSIEAVEMDYTLSSYDYPRGYELYVSDDASNWKRIASGKGKLEKTKIEFAKVNARYIKILQTGSGGNYWSIQELQIFSRE from the coding sequence ATGTCCAAATTGTCCGCAGCGAAAGATGCAGGACCCGCATTGCCGGACGGAACTGTGCTGTGGCAACTGGGCAAGCACGACGGAACAGCTGGTGAATTTGCGGCTGCCGGCTCTTCGGCCGCTAAGGAGGCATTTAAGGTTGCCTCCGTTTCGGCCAAGACTGCGGAGCTCCAAAGTGTGCCCTCCGGTCTTAGAGGCGACACTAATCCTGAGCTGAGGATTATGTATAAGCTGGATAAGATCCCGGTCAACGGGGTCTTATTTCGCGTAAGCATCATAGATGCCTATAAATCCATTCCGCAAATGAGCGTATTCTCCAACCGGCAGCTGTCGGGGATTATCCAGATTGCAGGTGTTGCCGGTACAGACAGCAAATATACGTTCCGCAAAACGTATGAGCTATATATCCCGAAAGAGCAGCTGGTGGCTGGAACCAACGAACTAAAGCTGCAGGCGGCCCGCGGGATCTATTCCTCCGATTTGGAGGATAAGTACAACTGGTGGACCTGGGATGACCTTAGCCTGGAGTCGCTGAATGCCCCAATCAAGGAGCCGATTCATGGTAGCTACACACTGACGGGCACCATGGTGAACAATAAGCAATTTTATTTTGACGAAGGTGCAGTTACGCATCTGCCTTATATTATGAAGTGGCTTGGAGTAGCTTACAGCGGCAATATTATGCGCACCAGCTGTGCCAGCGATGTCGGCCGCTCCTGTTCGAATATGGAGGAGTACTACAAGGTGCTCAAGGATTACAACATGCAGGCCGTTGCGCTGTATTTGTATACCGGTGATATTAAGCTTAAGGCGGATGGCTCACTGCCGGATGACGCCGAGAAGAAACTGACTGATTATTTCCAGAAGTACAGCCCGTACTTCCAATATTATGAGGTGGACAATGAACCCGGCCTGTTCAATCGCTCGAAGGCAGTGAACCTGGCGATTGCCAACTGGCTGAACGAAAAGGGCAAAACTATAGCTCCCCATCTGCAAACTGTGGCACCGGGTTGGGCCTATTGGCCGAGTTATAGTACAGATTCCTGCGGCAACCAGAAAGGCACGCTTAAACAGTGCGGCGATCCGGACGGTTGGGAACGTGATTCGGAGCAACGCAACGAGCTGGAGGAAGTGACGGATTTAACGAATGGACACTCTTATGGCGAATCCTATATTTTCAGCCATGGAGGAAGCTTTACCGAGAATCTGAGAACCTTTGGCGGAACTGCGGACGGCCTCGGCAAAAAAATGCTGACGACGGAGTTCGGCACTTCAGACACACATGTAGATGCTTACCAATACGGGGCAGCCGAACGGACATCGGCGGTCTTCGACCGGATTATGCGCGGTCATATCGGCTACGCGGATATGTTCATCCAGCATGCCGCCTTCTTCAAGAATTTCAGTCTGTTCAAGTACGGATTCAATCTGGAAGAGCATGATCCGGCCAAAACAGAGATCTACTATACCAAAGAAGGCGAGGATTCCCGGGTCAGCATTATGAGAAGGCTCAGCCTGGCTTATGCTACCCACGGAGCCCCGTTAAGTTATGAAATTACCAATAAGGATGATCTAGCCGACAAGCTGCTATATGTACGTGCTGTTGATACCTCAACACTTGAGCCTCAACCCGGAAGCAAAGCCACCTCCAACAAGGTGCTGGTCAATTTCGTCAATTTTGAGGATACACCGCAGACGGTTCATGTGAAAGTAAATATGCCGAAGAAAACCGTGTATGAAGGTGAACGGTTCGGCAGCGGTGATTCATACGAGGCGGCACGCAGCTATGTATCCGGCAAAAGTGCTACACCTGTACTGGAGTTTACCGAGACTTTAGCTCCGGGCGAAGCGGTGCAGTATATCCTTCAGCCATCCTCCGAGGTGGCGGATGCTGCACCGCAGAGCTTTAAAGCTGCTGCAGTCAAAGGTTTGTCCGTAAAATTGAACTGGCTGGAGGCCCCTGGAGCAAGCTATGAAGTGCTCCGGGCCGACGGCTCAGGCACAGACCTGAAGGTTATCGCAACGGGGATAAAGGCTACGGAATACACCGACAGCAAGCTGCAGGAAGGAACATTATATACGTACGCAGTTAGGGTACCTGGTTCCAGCGTCATGTCGGAGAAGACACAGATTACAGCAACAGGACTGGTTCCTTTGGACCGTTCGCAGTGGAAGGTATCCTCCAATGTCAATACCGAGGCGTCCTATCCCGGAAATGCGATTGACGGAGACCGGCGCACACGCTGGGATACGGGTAAACATCAAGCCTCCGGAGAGTATTTGCAGGTAGATCTCGGGAAGGAACATAGTATAGAAGCGGTGGAAATGGATTACACATTATCTTCTTATGATTATCCACGGGGATATGAGCTTTATGTATCGGATGACGCCAGCAATTGGAAGCGCATAGCTTCCGGAAAAGGGAAGCTGGAGAAGACCAAGATAGAGTTTGCCAAGGTGAATGCGCGGTACATCAAGATTCTGCAGACCGGCTCGGGAGGAAATTACTGGTCCATTCAGGAGCTGCAGATTTTTTCAAGAGAATAG